The window GAAAGATCACCACCAGCATTAGAATATCAAAGAGGTGCATAGAATACGTGGTGAAGACCAAATGGAACAAGAGATCTTTCTACGTATCCGAAAATAAATGATTCAATTCCGTAAGGAACTTTTCCGAGTGCATTTCCGAATTTATTTAAAGCAACTCCGATTCATGGTCATAATAATAAGTATGCGAATGCTAAAGCAATCATTGAAGGGATTGTAACAATAGCAACAAAACGTTTACCACCAAAGAATGAAATAACTTGTGGTAATTGAATTTGGTGGAATCTATTGTATAAGTATTGAACAACAAGTCCAACAGTTAATCCACCAAATACTGATGTTTGTAATGATTTAGTTCCTAAAGTATATCCAACTAAAGCTTTAAGAGTTTCAGGACTTCTCCCTCCAGCTGCAAAAAGAATTGTATATCCTTTAAGTGTTTTTTCTTTAACTTCAACTGTTGCTTCAGTTCCACTTCCAACAAGTGTTCCTGAAACATTTTTAGTTTCTTCTACCATGTAGTCTCAGATGAAAACACTTTGAATAGCATTAAAAACAAAGTAACCGATAATTGCAGCAAAAACCCCAACACCAGCTTCATCTGTGAAGGCAATAACAAAAGCGGCAGCAAACAATAAAGGTAAGGCACCAAAAATAGGGTCACCTAACGCTTTAATAAATTCACCGAAAACTTTAAGCCCTTCAATGTTATTGCTTGATCCTGCATTAGCAATTGCAGCACCAACACCAAGGAAGAATCCAGCAATCGCCATCACAGAAATAGGTAACATGAATGCACCACTAATTTTAGAAAGTATTTTTCTAGCTTTTGATGATCCACTGTTATTCTTTGATTTCTGCTTTGTTGATGCAGTTTTACCTTTGAATAAAGTAAGCATTTTTTCCTTTCCTAACCTTGTAATTTCAATAAAACAAGATTATATTTTATATATATAGTTTAATCCTTTCATTTTAGTCAAAATCAAATGATAAGAAATAATAAAAATGTGTTATAAAAATAGCTAAATGTCTCTTTAAATTTTTAAAAGACAGATAAAATAGCATAGTTAGCAAGCTAACCGAGAATAATTTTAATATATTAAAGAGTGTAAATTTTACCTTATGGAAAAAGTATCATAAAAACATGAAAAATATTTCCATATAAGTTGCTATATTTTAGGTTTTAAAATAAAAAACAACAAAAACAGCTTAATTAGCTACTAAAAATTCATTTTTTATTTTAAAAAAATTTACATTATCCATTTTCATTAATTCAAAGTGCCCTGTTTTGTAAGAAAATATTCCTTGTTTTCTTGAAAAAAACAAGATTAATTTCCTAGTTGCTTTATCTTTAATCTATAATAATTAAAGCAATCAAAATTATTAAGGAGTTTTTATATTATGAAAAAAAATAAACACGTTATTATATTAATAAATGGTAAAAGAAGAAGTGGTAAAGGACTTCTTAGTAATAAATTGAAAGAAAAATGTGCAAAGGAGTTTGACAATAACGTTAACATCCTTTCATTTGCACAGCCAATCAAAGCAATCACTGAACCTATTTTAAAGGCAATTAACTGAAATGGTGTTGACAAAGAAGTGGTAAGACCATTATGAATCGCTATGGGTGAAGTAGGTAGAAATATCGACAATAATGTTTGGTGTTCAAAAGTGTTTGATAAAATTGTTGATATTGTTGAAGATTCATCAAAAAACAATAAAAATAGCTTATTTTTAATTGATGATTTACGTTTTCCTAATGAATTAGACTTTTTTAAAGGTAACAAGAAAAATCTTGAGGCCAAAGTAAAACCAGGAGATGAAGTAAGAGTAATCTCAATTAGAATCGAAAAGTTTATGGATGCCGAAAAATTTGTACCGGGTGTTGATGACAACTCAACAGAAACAAGTTTTGATAAATTAGTTAATATTTGTTTTGACCATATTGTACCAATGGATGTATTAATTAACCGTGAATGATCACCTAACTTTTCAAATGTTGAAATCATGGCAAACGTTATCATTAGAAACTTTTTAAAATAAAAATGGCTAAAAGAAAGTTTTATAACAAGAAAGATTATTTTGTTGACCTTCAAAGCAATAAAATAATTTTAAGTGATGAATTATTCGCACAATTAAACTCAAATAATCAATGGACAAAATACAAAAAAATAGGTGGTAGCTCAATTGGTGATATTTTACTTAAAAACGAAGCATTCAAATCTGAATTTAATGCTTTTTGTCACATCACAAGATTAAAATTACCGGTTTTAACACAAAAATATGTAAGAGCAGGGGTTATTCTAGAGCCGCTTATTTTTGATAAATTACGCGAAATACAACCAAACAAAGACAAATTAACAATTTTAAATTATGTTGCAGAAGAATATGAATATGATTATTTCAAGGGGAAAGACCCTATTTTTGGTGGGGTTCCTGATGGTTATATGTGCTCTCTCAAAGAACTTGAAGTCGAAAAACAAATCAATACACTTAAAAATGAACTAGCACAAAATCATAATAGTGAACTTGAAAGTAAGTTAATTGAGCTAGAAAAGCAGTGAAGTAATTTACATAGCGAAGGTGTGATCTTGGAAATCAAAACAGCAGGACTTAAAAAATTACCAAAATGAGATGCAGGTGAAGTTGATTTATCATATCGTAAACAAAGTCAATTGTATTCATACTTAAATGGAAATAAAAGATATGTTATTGTTGCTTTATTTTTACAAGAAGAAGATTACAAAGAGCCTGCGCTAGTTAATTTAAACCAAAGAAATATGCGAACTTATAAATATACTATCAATGAAAGTGAAGTA is drawn from Mycoplasmopsis glycophila and contains these coding sequences:
- a CDS encoding MAGa7180 family putative nuclease → MAKRKFYNKKDYFVDLQSNKIILSDELFAQLNSNNQWTKYKKIGGSSIGDILLKNEAFKSEFNAFCHITRLKLPVLTQKYVRAGVILEPLIFDKLREIQPNKDKLTILNYVAEEYEYDYFKGKDPIFGGVPDGYMCSLKELEVEKQINTLKNELAQNHNSELESKLIELEKQWSNLHSEGVILEIKTAGLKKLPKWDAGEVDLSYRKQSQLYSYLNGNKRYVIVALFLQEEDYKEPALVNLNQRNMRTYKYTINESEVKDDIETVRNWYQKYTNTKESPLFDLQKDQDQVEYLLCENEEQWGELLEKWKKAGKADLDVQP